The DNA window GGAAGGCCATCGCCGAGACGAATCGGCGGCGTGGCTCACGGTTGGATATCGACGCGATCCTTGCGGATGCTTTGGAGGGATAGGACACATGACCGCGAAGAACCCGGTCCGCCGGGCGAAAACGGCCAAAGAGCTGGCGGCCAAGCACAAGTGCTCCGATCGGACGATTCGGCGGCTGATCGCTGAGCCGCGCATCGACTTCGAGGGACGCTCGGCGGCGTTGAGCGAGCGGGCCCGCGAGCTGCGGGCCGGGGGAGCGAAGTACAAGGACATCGCCGCCGAACTCGGCGTCTCCATCGGCTCGGTGTCGCGCCTGCTTCACGGGCTCTACCCGAGTCAGACCACGAGCAAGGCCAGCTAGACCCTTCAGCACTGCCGAGGCCGGCCGGACCTGGCTACCCCGAACCGGGGTGGTCACCGGTCGGCCTCGTCGTTTGTCCGGCGGGCCCGTGCGCGGTCGTCGGCGTCGGCCTGGCGGGCGCGTGCGCGGGCCTGGCCCATGTTGCGGTGCGCCAGCTGCGCTACGGCGGCGCGGGCGGCGGCGCGGCCGGGGGAGTCCGCGGCGGCCGCGCCCATGGCGGCCGCGCGCATCTCGGCGAACAGCTGCCGTTTCGCGGCGCGCTCGGCCTCCTCGTCGGCGACGGTCCGGGCCCGGTCGAGCAGGGCCGGGGGTACGTCGGGCGGCACGAATCGCAAGATGTGGCACAGGTACCCGACGGGCTTGTCCGGGTTGCTGATCAGCTTCTTTCCGGAGATCCGGAACTCCTCGAACGCTCCGTACACGTCATCGACCATCCACCCGGCGACGGCGTAGCGCGTCAGGGCGGCCGCCAGCTGGCTACGGCTGGTTCGACGTACCCAGAGCGGAATTCGTTCGTCTCTGCGGCATTTCTCGGCCAGCAATAGGGCTCTCTGGTCGTAGGCGCGGTGCTGTTTGGGCCGCCTCCTCTTGTCGATGCCGCGCGAAGCGCGTCGGTTCATCTCGTTTTCTGCTGAAGAAACCGATTTCGATCGTGAGAGGAAAGAAGAACCGTAGCTTCGCTCCGGTGGGGTGCCAAAACCCTGGTCAAGGAGTGTTTTCACTGCTGAGTTATCCACAGGCAGGGTCGTGGATTCGTGCAGCGCGCACACGGCGGCCCAGCCTCGGGCGCGGTCGTTGCGCTTCCAGGACTCCAGGCGCTCGGCGAGGGTCCGGTGACGGCCCGCGAATACGACCGTGCGACACCCGAACCGGGCCAGCAGGCGGCGGCATCGGTGGATGGTCGATTCGCTGCGGGCGACCTCGCGCTGAAGGCGGCCGACGGTCACGCGGCTGTTGCGGCCGGTGGCGTAGTCCGCGCCGGAGGATTCGGCGATGACGTAGGCGGCGAACGTCTTTCGGCTCACCGATTCGACGGCCTGAGCGGCGCGCAGCACCGAATAATGCTCGTCGTACAGGGCCAGGCAATGAGCGATCCAGCGTTCCCGGCCCCACCAGCACGGCGGGGCCTGCTGGTCCTCGGAACCGGCGTAGGCGTCCTCGGGCAGCGCGAGCCGCAACGGCGGCAGCACGAACAGCGCGGCGGCGCTCGGGTGCGCCGAGGTGCGCCGACGGCGGGGGGAGGTGTAGCAACCTCGCCCAGAGACAGAAACGGGTAGCCCGGCATCGGTGCGACCACGATCGTGACCGACAAAGCCGGTCGCGACGCTTTGAGACGCACGCGCGTGCTTGCTACCCTGGGAACCGCTAACCAAAGCGTGGTCCTTCAGGGCCTTGAATAGCTCTCCGGCGGCAACCGGGGGGCTATTCCTCGTTTATGGGGTCTGTGGTGCGGGCCTGGCGGCCCTTGTCCATTCCTAGTGCGTCCAGGTGGATTGATTAGGTAGGACACGCCGATCATGGCACGGTTTTTTGAACCGCGCCTGATCTTGCTCGACGCGAGTTG is part of the Nocardia wallacei genome and encodes:
- a CDS encoding replication protein RepB, producing MTAKNPVRRAKTAKELAAKHKCSDRTIRRLIAEPRIDFEGRSAALSERARELRAGGAKYKDIAAELGVSIGSVSRLLHGLYPSQTTSKAS
- a CDS encoding Replication protein Rep, yielding MLPPLRLALPEDAYAGSEDQQAPPCWWGRERWIAHCLALYDEHYSVLRAAQAVESVSRKTFAAYVIAESSGADYATGRNSRVTVGRLQREVARSESTIHRCRRLLARFGCRTVVFAGRHRTLAERLESWKRNDRARGWAAVCALHESTTLPVDNSAVKTLLDQGFGTPPERSYGSSFLSRSKSVSSAENEMNRRASRGIDKRRRPKQHRAYDQRALLLAEKCRRDERIPLWVRRTSRSQLAAALTRYAVAGWMVDDVYGAFEEFRISGKKLISNPDKPVGYLCHILRFVPPDVPPALLDRARTVADEEAERAAKRQLFAEMRAAAMGAAAADSPGRAAARAAVAQLAHRNMGQARARARQADADDRARARRTNDEADR